A genomic window from Hippocampus zosterae strain Florida chromosome 13, ASM2543408v3, whole genome shotgun sequence includes:
- the LOC127612767 gene encoding beta-2-glycoprotein 1-like, giving the protein MEHILNVWLLGTFCILVTAQERHGCVISELGPNIEATEYRNIFMPGQELVLSCKLGYTSILGPRTIVCTEDGEWTVTKFKCIAKRCPNPDPLSNGDLYYEDTVYQSTINYTCHKGYTLSGPKNAKCQADGTWSTRVPECKPVSCGLAPIPKFGLISFNKKISGNATYFGTHGTYKCLPPYVLFGNAHAECTASGNWTKTPECRVVTCPPPENIFNGYMSSNDQRRYNFMETVQYGCNGDYMLQGSFQISCQKNGDWSEKPACKAPCHIDIGRGRILYKEKKLWIGDLDPNKVFHNDIVSVYCLDKVRKCGYAVSTQCIDGNLKIPECFEEPSRIEYTFHSGSLPSEIQQC; this is encoded by the exons ATGGAACATATTCTCAATGTTTGGCTTCTAGGCACATTTTGTATCCTTGTGACAGCACAAGAACGTCACG GATGTGTCATTTCTGAGCTGGGTCCCAACATTGAAGCAACGGAATACCGGAACATCTTTATGCCCGGTCAAGAGTTAGTGCTGTCTTGTAAACTGGGATACACGTCCATTTTGGGCCCTCGGACAATTGTATGTACAGAAGACGGAGAGTGGACTGTAACCAAATTCAAGTGCATTG CAAAGCGTTGTCCTAATCCTGATCCACTGTCTAATGGAGATCTGTACTATGAGGATACGGTGTACCAGAGCACAATCAACTATACCTGTCACAAGGG GTACACCCTCTCTGGacccaaaaatgcaaaatgccaagCTGACGGAACATGGAGCACACGAGTTCCAGAATGCAAAC CTGTGTCTTGTGGGCTTGCTCCAATCCCAAAGTTTGGTCTTATCAGTTTTAACAAGAAAATAAGTGGAAACGCGACATATTTTGGCACTCATGGGACATATAAGTGCCTGCCTCCGTATGTCCTCTTTGGAAACGCACACGCTGAGTGCACGGCCAGTGGCAACTGGACCAAGACACCTGAATGTCGAg TGGTTACGTGTCCTCCACCGGAGAACATTTTCAACGGTTACATGTCGAGCAATGACCAGAGACGTTACAACTTCATGGAGACGGTGCAGTACGGCTGCAATGGTGACTATATGCTGCAAGGAAGCTTCCAAATTTCTTGCCAGAAGAATGGAGATTGGTCTGAAAAACCAGCCTGTAAAG CTCCTTGCCACATTGACATAGGAAGAGGAAGAATattatacaaagaaaaaaaactctggaTTGGAGATCTCGACCCAAACAAAGTCTTCCATAATGACATTGTGTCAGTCTATTGCTTGGACAAAGTCAGGAAATGCGGCTATGCTGTGTCAACTCAGTGCATCGATGGAAATCTCAAAATCCCTGAATGCTTCGAAG aGCCAAGCCGAATTGAATATACCTTTCATTCTGGTTCACTTCCTTCAGAAATACAGCAGTGCTGA